In Rahnella variigena, one DNA window encodes the following:
- a CDS encoding single-stranded DNA-binding protein, whose product MASRGVNKVILVGNLGQDPEVRYMPNGGAVANITLATSESWRDKATGEQKEKTEWHRVVLFGKLAEVAGEYLKKGSQVYIEGALQTRKWTDQAGVEKYTTEVVVNVGGTMQMLGGRAGGGAPAGGGQPSAGGQQGGWGQPQQPQGGNQFSGGQQARPAAQNNAPAQNNEPPMDFDDDIPF is encoded by the coding sequence ATGGCCAGCAGAGGCGTAAACAAAGTTATTCTCGTCGGTAATCTGGGACAAGACCCGGAAGTCCGCTACATGCCTAACGGCGGCGCGGTTGCCAACATCACTCTGGCAACGTCTGAAAGCTGGCGTGACAAAGCCACCGGCGAGCAGAAAGAAAAAACGGAATGGCACCGTGTGGTGTTGTTCGGCAAATTAGCGGAAGTCGCAGGCGAATACCTGAAGAAAGGTTCTCAGGTCTACATCGAAGGCGCACTGCAAACCCGTAAATGGACCGATCAGGCTGGCGTTGAAAAATACACCACCGAAGTCGTCGTTAACGTGGGCGGCACCATGCAGATGCTCGGCGGCCGTGCCGGCGGCGGCGCACCAGCAGGTGGCGGTCAGCCATCCGCAGGCGGCCAGCAAGGCGGTTGGGGTCAGCCTCAGCAGCCACAAGGCGGCAACCAGTTCAGCGGCGGCCAGCAGGCTCGTCCGGCTGCGCAAAACAACGCGCCAGCACAGAACAACGAACCACCAATGGATTTCGACGACGATATCCCGTTCTGA